CTGGGCGCGTTCGGGGCGGCGCCGAGCCGGGAGCGGATGGCGGCGTTCCTGCGCACCCTCGTCTTCGACCCCGCGCTGATCACCGACGAGCTGATCGACGAGCGGCTCGACGCGGCCGGCGACTCCTCGTTCCTGCGATCCTCGTTCAGCGGCCCGGCCTTCGAGGAGGGCCTGCTCTGGCGGGAGGCGCACCGGCTGCGCAACGAGGTACTGCTGGTCTGGGGCCGCGAGGACCGGGTCAACCCGCTCGACGGCGCGCTGGTCGCCCTCAAGATGATCCGCCGCTGCCGGCTGCACGTCTTCGGCGGCTGCGGCCACTGGGCGCACCTGGAGAAATTCGACGAGTTCAACCGCCTGGCGTTCGACTTCTTGGAAGGAGACCGGCCGTGAGCCTCGTCCGATCCCTCGGCTACCTGCGGGTCGAGGCCACCGACGTGCCCGCCTGGCGCCAGTTCGGCGTGAAGGTGCTCGGCATGGTCGAGGGCCGCGGTCCCGACCCGGACGCCGCGTACCTGCGGATGGACGACCTGCCGGCGCGCATCGTGGTGCTGCCCGGCGACCGGGACCGGCTGGTCGCCACCGGCTGGGAGCTGGCGTCCTTCGCGACACTGAGGCGGCTCTGCGGAGTCCTGGAGGCGGCCGGTGCCGGGTTCAAGCAGGCCGGGGCCGACGAACTCGCCGACCGGCGGGTCGCCGAGATGATCAGTGTCGACGACCCGGCCGGCAACCACCTCGAGTTCTTCTGCGGCGCCGCCCTGGACACCCGGCCGGCGATCAGCCCGTACGGCACCCGGTTCGTCACCGGCGAGCAGGGCATGGGCCACGTGGTGCTGCCGGCCTTCGACGACGAGGCGGCGCTGCACTTCTGGACCGAGGTGCTCGGCTTCCGGCTGCGCGACTCGATGCTGCTGGACCCGTCGACGATGGGCCTGCCGGCCGGCGACAAACCGCTGTGGATGCGCTTCCTCGGCTGCGGCCCCCGGCACCACAGCGTCGCCCTCGCCCCGATCCCGGCACCCGCCGGCCTCATCCACCTGATGACCGAGACGGCGTCGATCGACGACGTGGGCCGCGCCATCGACCGCTGCGCCCGGCACAAAGCCCCGATGATCTCCACGCTCGGCCGGCACGCCAACGACAACATGATCTCTTTTTACGTACGCACACCGAGCGGCTTCGACATCGAGTACGGCACCGCCGGCCGCACCGTCGACGACGAGTCCTGGGTGGCCCGGCAGACCACCGCACACAGCGTGTGGGGTCACCGCTTCGCCCTGCCGGGCCACGGATGACCGCCATCCGGGAACGGCTGGACGCCCGCGAGTTCCGCCGCGTCTTTGGCCACTTCTGCACCGGCGTCACCGTCATCACTACGGCCGGGCCTGTCCGTTCCGGTGGCCCGGCCGGGCCTGTCCGTTCCGGTGGCCCGGCCGGGTCTGTCCTTTCCGGCGCTCCGGCTGGGGCCGCCTTTTCGGAGGGTCCGGCCGGGTTCGCCTGTCAGGCCTTCGCGCCCCTGTCGCTGGACCCGCCGCTGGTGCTCTTCTGCCCCCAGGCCGGCTCACGGACCTGGCGGCGGATCCAGCACACCGGCCTGTTCTGCGTCAACGTTCTGGCCGACCACCACGACACCCTGTCCCGGGCCTTCGGCACCAGCCGTCCCGACAAGTTCGACGGCGTCGCCTGG
This window of the Actinoplanes oblitus genome carries:
- the hsaC gene encoding iron-dependent extradiol dioxygenase HsaC — its product is MSLVRSLGYLRVEATDVPAWRQFGVKVLGMVEGRGPDPDAAYLRMDDLPARIVVLPGDRDRLVATGWELASFATLRRLCGVLEAAGAGFKQAGADELADRRVAEMISVDDPAGNHLEFFCGAALDTRPAISPYGTRFVTGEQGMGHVVLPAFDDEAALHFWTEVLGFRLRDSMLLDPSTMGLPAGDKPLWMRFLGCGPRHHSVALAPIPAPAGLIHLMTETASIDDVGRAIDRCARHKAPMISTLGRHANDNMISFYVRTPSGFDIEYGTAGRTVDDESWVARQTTAHSVWGHRFALPGHG
- a CDS encoding flavin reductase family protein codes for the protein MTAIRERLDAREFRRVFGHFCTGVTVITTAGPVRSGGPAGPVRSGGPAGSVLSGAPAGAAFSEGPAGFACQAFAPLSLDPPLVLFCPQAGSRTWRRIQHTGLFCVNVLADHHDTLSRAFGTSRPDKFDGVAWSPSPRGAPILHGALTWAECEIEAVHPGGDHAIVVGRVLTLGECRDGDPLLFFKGRYRTAAPPPPSAATEVVDTLLAWPRHTDWI